Proteins from a genomic interval of Gammaproteobacteria bacterium:
- a CDS encoding MFS transporter, which produces MEEIAASSNRLGYVWVLFTGEFLLRFAFWTIQSTIILYFSRISGINLNSAYAIFGSFTALSFIMPILGGLFRNITGIGFRILVISGLWVVLLGAILLVLQLNMGLTYLGLTAIAVGAGLYLPNATLYLGELFTDQDKKKIRGFAFIYLSSNIAGVTAPIISGIIIQHYNWAFIFIPTVLGILVWLGLVSFTNFFPKKDDTLKINLRSKILFLGLLLSMFVFCYCDLVFAKLMSSSIPFIVIFFIILLIYIISKSQTKHKINLIRLLLLSLLVIVYYAFLYQLQSSLLVFIKNYVNLDFYSYSLPANVFVSFEPAIIILIFPIVMRFLNKIVRQDHYLSNPTGIIVVGGMTGAISFLVFYLIITFNIYTLHSALGILFVGTIGLAIGDLMILPAFNVAIVTYSPLELKGLIVGLSSLPFAFSGYLSSQIARIIQLEPHSTVSNLSKFSVAYLYMFLFLIVFSSMIGFIVFSIKQKFNRIEQVLI; this is translated from the coding sequence TTGGAAGAGATTGCAGCTTCAAGTAATCGATTGGGTTATGTATGGGTATTGTTTACAGGTGAGTTTTTATTAAGGTTTGCATTTTGGACTATACAATCCACAATAATACTTTATTTCTCACGGATTAGTGGCATTAATTTGAATTCAGCTTATGCAATATTTGGCTCGTTTACAGCGTTATCATTCATAATGCCTATATTAGGGGGATTGTTTAGGAATATCACCGGGATTGGTTTTAGAATATTGGTTATATCAGGGCTATGGGTTGTCTTGCTGGGTGCAATTCTTTTAGTCCTACAACTGAATATGGGTTTAACCTATTTAGGTTTAACAGCAATAGCGGTAGGTGCTGGTTTATACCTGCCCAATGCGACTTTATATTTAGGGGAATTATTTACTGATCAAGATAAGAAAAAAATTCGTGGCTTTGCCTTCATTTATTTAAGCAGCAATATCGCAGGCGTTACTGCTCCAATTATAAGCGGAATTATCATCCAGCATTATAATTGGGCTTTTATTTTTATTCCTACTGTTCTTGGAATTTTGGTGTGGTTAGGGCTAGTATCTTTTACAAATTTTTTTCCTAAAAAAGATGATACATTGAAAATTAATTTGAGAAGCAAGATTTTGTTTTTAGGTCTTTTATTGTCCATGTTTGTATTTTGCTATTGTGATCTTGTATTCGCTAAATTAATGTCTTCATCAATACCCTTCATAGTTATTTTTTTTATCATATTACTCATATATATCATCTCAAAATCTCAAACTAAGCATAAAATTAACCTTATTAGGTTATTATTATTGAGTCTGTTAGTGATCGTCTATTATGCATTTCTTTATCAATTACAGAGCTCGTTGTTAGTTTTTATCAAAAACTATGTTAATTTGGATTTTTATTCTTATTCCTTACCGGCTAATGTATTTGTTTCGTTTGAGCCAGCTATTATTATTTTAATATTCCCTATTGTGATGAGATTTCTTAACAAAATAGTAAGGCAAGATCATTACCTTAGTAATCCAACTGGAATTATAGTTGTGGGTGGAATGACAGGGGCAATCAGTTTTCTTGTTTTTTACTTAATCATTACTTTTAATATTTACACCTTACATTCTGCTCTTGGGATTTTATTTGTCGGGACCATAGGTTTAGCGATAGGAGATTTAATGATCCTACCCGCTTTTAATGTTGCTATTGTTACTTATTCGCCACTAGAATTAAAAGGTCTCATTGTTGGCTTGTCTTCACTTCCTTTTGCCTTCTCTGGTTATCTATCTTCACAAATAGCCAGGATAATCCAACTAGAACCGCACAGCACTGTTTCTAATCTTAGCAAATTTTCTGTAGCCTATTTGTATATGTTTTTATTTTTAATAGTATTTTCGTCCATGATAGGATTTATAGTTTTTTCAATAAAGCAAAAGTTTAACAGAATAGAACAGGTGTTAATATGA